A single genomic interval of Antechinus flavipes isolate AdamAnt ecotype Samford, QLD, Australia chromosome 1, AdamAnt_v2, whole genome shotgun sequence harbors:
- the CAPSL gene encoding calcyphosin-like protein isoform X3, protein MSGTARHDREMATQAKKRLATATDPMERLRLQCLARGSAGIKGLGRVFRIMDDDNSQTIDFKEFMKGLNDYAVVLEKEEAQELFNRFDKNRNGKIDFNEFLLTLRPPMSRARKEVIMQAFRKLDKTGDGIITIEDLRGLYNVKHHPKYQNGEWTEEQVFRKFLDNFDSPYDKDGLEYLETEWGI, encoded by the exons ATGTCTGGGACAGCAAGGCATGACCGGGAGATGGCAACCCAGGCCAAGAAAAGGCTTGCTACAGCCACGGACCCCATGGAAAGACTTCGGCTCCAGTGCTTAGCCAGGGGGTCAGCTGGCATCAAGGGTCTCGGCAG AGTATTTCGAATCATGGATGATGATAACAGCCAAACCATTGACTTCAAAGAATTCATGAAAGGGTTAAATGATTATGCTGTTGTGTTGGAAAAAGAAGAAGCACAAGAGCTCTTCAATCGatttgataaaaatagaaatgggaaaatagattttaatgAATTTCTTCTCACATTAAGG cCTCCCATGTCCAGAGCCAGGAAGGAAGTCATCATGCAGGCTTTTCGGAAGTTAGACAAGACAGGCGATGGTATCATAACAATTGAGGATTTACGTGGATTGTACAATGTAAAACACCATCCAAAGTACCAGAATGGAGAATGGACAGAAGAACAAGTTTTCAGAAAATTTCTGGATAACTTTGATTCACCCTATGACAAAGATGGATTG
- the CAPSL gene encoding calcyphosin-like protein isoform X1, which produces MSGTARHDREMATQAKKRLATATDPMERLRLQCLARGSAGIKGLGRVFRIMDDDNSQTIDFKEFMKGLNDYAVVLEKEEAQELFNRFDKNRNGKIDFNEFLLTLRPPMSRARKEVIMQAFRKLDKTGDGIITIEDLRGLYNVKHHPKYQNGEWTEEQVFRKFLDNFDSPYDKDGLLCWISWRICSVDYSDPFLCPSYFRCFSLLSLFLSFLFFSLTLLLERNMCSSSNHISHLSCCIRKIK; this is translated from the exons ATGTCTGGGACAGCAAGGCATGACCGGGAGATGGCAACCCAGGCCAAGAAAAGGCTTGCTACAGCCACGGACCCCATGGAAAGACTTCGGCTCCAGTGCTTAGCCAGGGGGTCAGCTGGCATCAAGGGTCTCGGCAG AGTATTTCGAATCATGGATGATGATAACAGCCAAACCATTGACTTCAAAGAATTCATGAAAGGGTTAAATGATTATGCTGTTGTGTTGGAAAAAGAAGAAGCACAAGAGCTCTTCAATCGatttgataaaaatagaaatgggaaaatagattttaatgAATTTCTTCTCACATTAAGG cCTCCCATGTCCAGAGCCAGGAAGGAAGTCATCATGCAGGCTTTTCGGAAGTTAGACAAGACAGGCGATGGTATCATAACAATTGAGGATTTACGTGGATTGTACAATGTAAAACACCATCCAAAGTACCAGAATGGAGAATGGACAGAAGAACAAGTTTTCAGAAAATTTCTGGATAACTTTGATTCACCCTATGACAAAGATGGATTG tTATGTTGGATTTCTTGGAGAATCTGTTCTGTGGATTATTCAGATCCATTTTTGTGTCCTTCCTATTTTAGGtgtttctctctcttatctcttttcctctccttcctttttttttccttaacactACTATTAGAAagaaacatgtgcagttcttctaaccatatttcccatttatcatgctgcataagaaaaatcaaataa